The nucleotide window TAGTCAAACAGCTCATCACAAACTGTTTACTTGGCAGCCTCTGGTTAGCCTGGCTCTTGTTGTCGGTGTACAATGCTTTTAGTGAGCTAATAACCAGTAAGACAAGTTTCAAAATCATGTACTAAATTGGCTTGGGTTCATATgggtacatatttattttttattccactcAGGAGACTGCAATAAACCATTGATGTATGTTAAAACACATAGCACTCATCCATTAGAAACTTAGCTGTGATGGAACACTATTTAATTGTGTAAGAAGGTGAGTATCATAGCCCCAATCTGTATATTAAAATCGTGTTCACGTGATTAATTTGCTACGATTTACAAATTGTTTATGCGAAGGAAAGGGTTTTCTACCTACTTGTGGTACTCAGCTTTATTTTCTGATCACACTGAATCCAAATTCATATGTACAGTtatgtactttattactgtagATGGTGAGAGCATCTTAATATAAAGAAagtagatattttatatttaagaaaTGTTTTCCATGTAATTATCGAATTTGGTTGCATCCTTCACATGCTCTTATTATAGTTGAAGGAATAAAAGGTTTAGGCTTACATTATTTTCATCCTCTAAAATCTGTGCAGGTTTGATATAGGTCTTgtagataaatacattttgttcacTAAACTGCAGGCTGCAGCTGTTTGATCTTGTCTTCACTGGAGAATCAAATTGAGCAACAGTTTAGAGCACAACAGTAGCAACCTATAAACAGGAACTGCCCCCAACAGTGTGTTCCAGATTTGCtattaaatgaatgttttacTAATGACAAACAAATGTGTATCCCTTTTGAAAAGCAGAAACCCCTGCACATAAAATTGTAACTTGTGTTAGTGATAGAAACACAAAAAGGTCATCCTTCATATGGTTCCCCTCAGTCTTTTCCTAATAACACCAATATTCAGAAATTCATTTTACTTCCCTAAACATTGGTGAATTCAGGTTTAGATCTATTTAGGGAAAAACTCTCTGGAATGAGGAGGAAACCCTTAAGAGAAATTAGATTTAAATGGGCACTCATTTCTTATTCTGGGTGATACTGCATAGTGGTATACAGGCATCTGCTAAATTTTGCAAAGATGTAATGAGTGGGCTGAAATTGTTCAGGtgtagaaaatattttttatatattttttaatgtttactttttttgcaaaaaactCATGTTTCTGTGGCCAGAGCaactcaaaagaaaaaaataagaatgaaaTAGCACCCGAAAAGGATACAACGATCAGaatattactttattttaagcCAGAAAACAACTACACAAGCTATTTCGAAACCAAGACAGGACCAAAATAACAAAGATATAAAATCACAGCTTAATGATGAGAAATCTAGTTCTactatacataaaaatacacaaaacagttAAAACAAACAAGGGTGGGTGGGAAACAAAGCCCACATTATCTACTGACTAGACCGAAGCTGTGCTTTGTGCCTCTATAtctagcagtagcagcagctaGAATATTGCAGGAACTCAATTATTCACATAGACTTCTTGGCATCTAGCCAAATCCTAATGATTACATTTAAACAACAGTGAAAAACTTGGCTATCCCTGACTTACAAAGATCTACAAACAATAGCTGCAAATAATACGCTGCATTATCATCAATTGCTTTTTCACTGAAAATGGTGATTGTCCATCTTTAACAAAGACACAGATATGGCAGCATGCACATTCCATCTATAATGTTCATGTTGCTGCTGAAATGCAGATGTTAAAGTGGAAATGGAGAAACAGTTAAATGAAGGTCATGTGAAGAAAAGCGATCCAACACGCACCATTATTGCACTACAGAAGCTGCCAATTAAATACCAGTTTGAAACTGGAAGTGCTTCTTTAACTTCTTCTTTACATCATCTTAGTGAAGTCTCTGCAGTGCTCTGTGACCAAAACCAGAGTTTTGATAGCATTATTTATATGAACAACTCAGAAGAGAGACATCCATGATCTGCTACAATGTGAGGAATGGGACTTCTtagcccccttttttttttttgtaatcaaatGATCTTcaatgtgcttttaaaatttCTTCCCCATTTTCTTTAATGCACACATTTCTATAACtctttcaaagaataaatctttTGTAAAGAAGGTCCAGAATATCCCAGGCAAGAAGATTGGTGCTGACTAATAGGATGGACAGCTGCTTCCATCTTTCACATGCGTGAGTGTGACTGGGTAATTGCAACTAAATCTGCACCCATTAAGCTCTGGTGTAGTGCTGGCAAAGCTACTAGGCGATACTCAATGGTTTATGCTCTGTGGATTTGGTGTTGTCCATCTGCCCACGTTTCAGAGACAGGAAATTAAAGCGGTTCTTAATGCTGCGAATGCCAATGCCGTTGTTATTGAGAGCGTTGTTCAACTCGTCCTCCGCTCCTTCAGCTCGGTCACCTGCgtgaacacaaaacacactcattTTGCACCTGGCAGAGGCATCGGTGTTGCTTGTCAAAATGATAAATGGAATCTCCTGAGGCACAGGTGCACGTGgcacagaaaataaatacaaatgagcAAATACATCTTCATAGAAAGGGTTGGCaatatgtaaggaataaaacacaatggatcacactgcactgtgctgttatagaaaagttATCAACAGTGTTTAGACATTATATAGGTATTatattagaggtcgaccaattcaCTGGTTTTGCCTAATCTGCACTGATAGTTGCTGGAAAAATCTATACCGATAGCTTTTTCGGGTAGCGTCCTTTGCTGGAGCGGCTGAGAAGGTCCACTGTCATTAAGAGAGCGGCCtgtagaggcgaatcactgatgccacgtgatatttgttttttacatataaCACTGTGCACTGCACAGACACAGCACAGTGCACAGAGTGtgctatatttattaattataattgatATAATTAGATGTATTAACAGGAGTATACATTTTCGGTTGACCTCTATATAGTTTCGTATGATACTCAAGATCATTgatctaatatatatttttttaatgataagatttaaataaatcacatacGATAATCAAATATATTTCTAGTCTTTTGAAAGCCTTGCTATATTGACATTTTAGATTGACACTTTTAGACattatggaaagaaaaaagactacCCGCTCCTAGATTAAGACATTTTAATACTTAAAAGTATCAAATATACTGAAATTGGTTTAAGAAATATACTTTTTGAATGTAACCGTCTCATCAACCTCTTGCTTTCTAAGAGAAAAAGATGATCTTAAATATACAGCTAGGTATTATTCCTTTAGATATGTATGCACAGAGAAACTATGgatcaacacaatcacacacaccgaTACACCTAAAGAGGTTTTGCTGTAAACACCTCACCTCTTTCCATGTCACACTCAGGTGAGGATGCTCCACTGCATTCACTTCGAGGTCCAAGGATTGGTGAAATCAGGCCAAAGTCTGATAGAGAGATGGTGCTGGGCAGTTCCAGACTACATGGTCGAgatgagggagagggagaggaggaggaggaggatgatgtgaatgatggtgatgaggaagAGGCAAATGAGCATTGCAGCTGTAAAGGACAGTTGCCTCCAGAGTTCATGCTACACGTGGACCGTGTTTCTGAATCCTCCTCAGACATGGCGCTGTTCTCGTCCTCAAACGTCTCTGATGTCACTGATGTGAGACAGGATAGAGACGAGTCTTATTTCAAACTTTCTCTTAGACAGTAGCAGAACCAGACTCcattgtttaaacacacacacccaatgACACTCTGccataatgaataaaaagtaaatacaaatgAAGGATTTTAAAACCAGACCATTCAGATTACACACAGTTCATGGCAGAGGCTCTTTTCATTCTTTGGCATTCATTATACtactgaaataaaatgataaaaactcCTGGGTAAAGTCAGTTACAATCTTCAAACCTGCTGCTATGTGAGTAAAGGTCTGACCAGACCTGCATAAATCTGTTGCTACACATTTAAGGGGaacaattaaaacataaatgtttttgATGATCACTTGACAGTGCTTTTACATTCGTCCAATAGTTACATAAATAgtttaaccattaaaaaaatgtctgtttgTACACTTGTATCTGATAAATTGTCGatgtttactgaaataaaaaaataaaatactataattCTATTcatatgtaaaacattttacaataagAATACTACTGCAGTGAAGCTTAGGACActcaatattaaataatatatgattATTTCATAAATCAGCATGGACTCACTGGAAATGCCATCGGACTCCATTTTGAAGTTAGTGATGTCATCTCCAGTAACCCCATCACCTTCTGACCCCACTCCTCTCTCCCGTAAGCCAATGGCTAAGGAGCGCCGGCGCTCATGGATCTCGTCtgagatcatctctaggttttTCAGGGCCGTCTTATATTCTCCTTTTGAGTGGGTCAACTTGGTCTGCAGGTCGTCCACATTCGTTTTCAGTTGCTTGGATGGTACAAATGCAGTAAGACAAAGAAAGATGATGATGGGGGGGAGAAAGTTACACAATTACCAAAAGGTACTCGCTAAACAATAATCACAAAACTTATGGACAGCAATTTAGACACATTCTTGGCGCTCAATAGTACAACTGTGCATATTTATGGAAACATAAGGCTATAAAAGCTTACCTCTAGCTGTAAGTAGTACTTTGCCTTCAGTTCAAAATAAGGcctgagacagagggagtgcaagagacagagagagagcgagggagagagagagagaaaataccTCTGTGAATAGAACTGTACATAATTCCATAGCAACAATTTGCCTTGGCTGCCAGGTTTAGTGAGTTCTGGAAGAAAGAATGATTACCTGCCTGCCACTCTGCCTGAACTGTAAAGCTGCAGCTGGACTCTGATAAAACTGTATATATGCAAAGTGGGAAGTATAGTTTGGCGGAGGAGAAATTACACTCCTGATTATGTGTCCAGAAAACAGACTTTAAGGAGAAAACGAAGCCCTGAAATCCTGACTGAATGCTCATGTATTTAGATACTCCTACAAAACAGTTGCTGACTAAAGCATTTCCTATGCCACCTTATTTTTAGTGCATAAGGTGAATGGAATTCATAGCATCAGTCtgggcaataaaaaaaaaatcagctgtgCTGGTCAGGTACTTTAGGAGATTGTGATGTTTATCCGAATGTATTAGAATGCTCACTTGGACTTGCTGATGGTGCGTTTGAGTTTCTTCTCCAGCTGCTTCATATGGCTCATGGCTGCATTGTATCTGGTTGCTGTCTCTTTATGCAGCAGCTCGCTGTGGCTCTTGGTCTGTTCCGCATCCATCACCTTCAAACGCAGAACGTTTACAACAACTTTACTGCAATTTGCACTGAGATGttgtgtttaattatatattgcAATCATAGAAACCTAACCTTCTAAAAGAGACCTTTGGCATCATTATATATCAATTCTGCTGTTTGTGTGGCATTGTACCagcttttaaataaatcaaataaaaccatAATATCAATAGTATTAttgtatagtattatatatagAATTAGTAGATGAATGAAGGACGGAAAAGTGGCTatagaatatattttaaaaagcacaaacacgTTAAAAAGCTCCATTTcaacaatatataaatgtttgtgtgcatatCTAATGAGGCAACACACTGCTCACCTTCTGAGTGGCATGGTTTAGCATCTCCTGCCAGGCTGAGTCAAAGTGGCGCTTGTCTTCCTCCAGCAGCCTCTGTTCGGCCAGTGCGATGGTCTCTTTGGCAGCACTAAGCACTTCAGTGGCTCTCTGGAAGTCTTGAGTTGTTCTCTGGGCCTCAAGCTGAGCCTGAGAAATAGGCACAGGACAGTGTGATCAGTCTGATGCCACCAGAAGGATAATGCCAGGATACAGAGCAAACTCTAGGAATTCACGCCTTGCCTTAAGGGTTTTCAGTCTGCTTTTATTCAATTATGACACAACATAGCTGCACAACACTGTCTCTGtagtatatacatttattctgtttttctttttgacacAACCACAAAGCAAAATGTTCTGGTCACACCATGGCTCACATGCAACAACATGCAACTTTCTATGTAAGAATATTAGAGTCTTATTGTCTTAATCTGATGCGTTTTTTATGATCATCACACTAATCTGTCTGTCACTCACACTGACACAGGAAATGCTTTTACAGACAAAGCACTGGCAGTTTTTCTGATTGACTACATACAGAAAAGCCTTTAAAGGCAGCAACATTTTACTTTgactctcttttctttctttcttcattttttttgcaatgaacATCCTTTATATGACAGTAAGCAATACAGCTTTTTCCTGTAGGATTATTTCTCATTTTGAATTGAAATACTAGAGGGATTCTGTACCTGTGTATTTTAGCATATTgagcaaaacaagaaaaaaaaaaaagaaaaaaaaaggtaggaAGTAAAAGACAAAACATCTATACAGACTGTAGTAAATCACATGCTATGCAAATACAGACACCTGGATAAGAAGCATTGCATGTTAATGTCGGatgcataaaatgtctattttttacATGAAACTGTAAGCTAGCTCTCATCTATGTTCCTCAACCAAAAACCGCTTCTGCTACCAAACTTCCCCAAATACCTGAATGAGAAATGCAAACCATCTCCACACTTTCATGAAGCAAATCCTCTCCTGCAGCAACAGCTACTGTATGCGATTCAAATGGATTTTATTCACTGCATTACATTTTGCGGTCCATTAGAATCACTGGGATTAAACCTTTCTTTGTCAtcaatccaatctaatctaatcacaAGACCTAATCATTGAGagcaattaataaaattagaagTTCTTTGAAACTTAAACTGACAAACATCAAAACGATACCGTGCAACAATTTTACAACATTGAAAACACATCAGCCAAGACACACAATCAATGTGACAAAATTGAAACGTTAAGTATTAAAAGTGATGAAAAACCTAAAGAATCCTTGAATCAACTTAAAACATATCACCTCTTTTAAGGCCACATACTTCACAACATTTTAGTGTCCTTTGTGCTCTATGGTTTGCTTTCTGTGTTAACATTTTGAACAGACATATGTAGTTCCCACACTTTGTCAAATAAGATGACGTTGTGTTGCTAAATGTCTGAGATCTAGCAATGTTTACACAAAGATTTTAAAACCATAAATTGTGTGAGATTTGCAAAGATATATACAGCATGTTGCCCCCGCATTATTTTTTGGACTGTGTACAAAATCTTGGCTAAGGCAGTTTATGCAGTATGGACTTAGTATAaacgttctttcggcttctcccgttaggggtcgccacagcggatcctccgcatgtttgatttggcacatgtttttacgctggatgcccttcctaacgcaaccctccccatttatccgggcttgggaccggcactgagagtgcctggggttggttccctgaccggggatcgaacccgggccgcagcggtgagagcgctgcatcctaaccactagaccaccagggacccccACAGAATGGACTTAGTATAGTACttctaaaagacaggaggtggagctgaaggtagcagagctgaagatgaggttttcgttgggagtgatgaggatggacaggatcagaaatgagtttataagaggtacaatgcatgtaggacgttttggagacaaggtgagggaggtgagattgagatggtttggacatgtgcagaggagggacatagggtatatcgtTAGGAGAATGAtggggatggagccaccaggaaggaggaaaagaggaaggttattgatgtggtgagggaagacatgcaggtagttggtgtgaaagaggcagatgtagaggacaggggggtatggagacgaatgatccgctgtagcgacccctaatgggagaagccgaaagaagaaggagaagaaggactTAGTATAATACTTAGTGACAAATCGTTGCATGCTGTACTTACTGTACACTATGGCTAATAATAGTgattgttaaaaatatatataattagtctATTAAGAATTTGGAAACCATGTAGAAAAGACATTAAATTACATATTCCAATTCAGATGCGTTAGGGCAAATCAAGTTAACATTAagttcacttaaaaaaaaatttaaatgcaattttatttgcttttctgCCCAACATCAGTTAaacaaaactgttttattaACATCAATCTGATAAGAGTGTCTTTGACCTGAGGAACtgtgttatttattatacaaaaagcTGATTCAGGAAATTCCTCTTTAAAAATGGCCTTTGGATTTTCTTAAATAACTGAACAAAACACGGATCCGGATACATCTGGTATTGGTTCGGAAACACTCCTTATAATAAAACATCCTTTGGCATGCCTGGAGCACAATGTGTCCCAGTTGCCTTGATTTACTTTTGTCTATTGCCCTATATTTATACCACATGACCTTATCCTAGGTCAAATCATTTATGAGGTCTGACTTGCatcaaagcacatttttaagAAATGTCAATACCTTTCAGTCTAaatttaaacacaacaaagattATTTACAATCTTTTCTGCAAAAATGGGCAAACCTTTCCTTGTTGCTTAGAAAACAGTTAAATACAGGGAACAGAGGTTCATGTCCAAAAGGTAAACATAATTTTGGCTGTTTTACTACATTGGATTTTGTTAATCCAAATTACACCATAAGCAATGATTGAAGACATAATGCTAATGTTTAAAAGCTCAGACGTTACTGAACTATGGACCAGACTATTCTATTTGGTTCAAAAAGGTTTTATGCCACTTCATCCTATGCAATAATGGTtgctttttgtgtttaaaaagtgTAATGAATCATAATGTATAATCCTGTACttgagaagagaaagaaagtgggAAATGTATGTGCTAAAAGCACTGTATAGAATCTAACAAGGTTTTGTTTAACACATTTAAGTCACAGTGTGTTATGGTCAAACCCATTGAGGTTGCAGCTCAAGTTTTATTGCTACTTCCATTACGATGACATGCAGGGAACACAAACAACAGTCTGACTTCcccaagaaagaaaaaaaagccagaaacccaaaaaaagaaaatcttccCCTCCACTTGGGAAAATTCAGCCAACAGATGCTCATGCTATAAACGGAGAAACTCATCAATCTGcaaaggaaggagagagagagagagagagagagagagagagagagagagagagagagagagagagagagagaggacagaaaaGGTGACAAGATAATAGAGATTGAGATAAGGAAGGGGAAAAGGACAAGAGCTCAAAACAACCAGAGGAACTGTCACTTCCCTATCTGATACATTTCTCTTCTAATCTTAGCCACATTAATATAGAGAACAAATTCTCAAAGTGACCCAGTGTGTTAACAGAGGAACAGCTAAAGCGACTTTTCAAACATCATATTTAACACGAGTTTAATTTGTGagtgtttttaaagaaataaatggccAGACATAATGCTGTTAACTGTGTCTTTAATGTATCAGACTAAATGCAAAGTGGTGATTCATTTTTATACTAACAAGTAAAAGTgcttttttacttgtcacatgtacattaaagcacagtgaaattctttcatcgcatatcccagcgatgttagttAGCGTCAGGATCAGCCATGACACAGcactcctggagcacagaggtttaagggccttgagCAAGGGCCCTGGAGtggccttccaatcagtaaccttgaccactgagctgccacttcccAACCCCTCTATTcctgtttctcttcctctttgttGGTATAACTGAAGCTACAACAGCTTTTATTTCGGGCTGAACTTGGCATATTTGGCAAGATTTTGGCAACACCTCCGACACACTGACAATTAAAATAGTATTCCAAATTCCCACTGCTAGTCATAAGACCCATAACTTGTTACACCAGGTTTTATGCAAGTGaacatttcccttcactttctGTAGTCATTCATAGTCTATTTACAAAGTTTATCAGGGGTTTCCTCTTTAACACATTAGCAATCTTTCAGCTATGAACCTTGACACCGGCATTGAAACTTTGCTTGTTCAGGCGGGTCTTAGAAATAGAGGTTATTGCAAAGGATAATTACTTTTTCACACCCAAGGATGGATCTGTGTATAACTTAGCCTGCTTCATACATTTTCTCTAGAGGCTGTGTTCTTGAAACcatgacaaaacaaaataaagataaaaaggtACAAAAACATATGCAGGGACAAGCCAGCGTTTTCCAGCACATTTTAATtcaagtgtgtgcatgtaatGGACCATgacaaaatcttttaaaaaatctcTGGTCATGGATAGAAAGGGTTATAGAATTTTGACAGAGAATATCTTCCAGCCTGGGATGGCTTAAAGATATGTTGTGAATCCCTTTATCTGAAAATGTACACTGATTAACCTCATTTGTAAACCAGCCTTCGACGTGCTCAAAAACAAAGCATTTAACCTCAAGTGCCCATGTCTCATGCTTTGTCAAGTAAATACTCTGAGGATATTACCATACTGTGATGAATCATGCCTTCCTAGTGTGTCACTCTAAAATACCCAATGGTGAACATTACGAGATGATGATATGCAAAGACGTGAACAAGCAGCACTATAACCTTATCTATCTGAACAATTAGTAACCTGTGCTCAACAAAACAGAGGAACCAAAATGAATGTGGTTGTGGGTGAGGACATGAtgtcaaaaacaacaacaaaaaaaaaatgttctaatGGTTTCCATGAGGAACTAATCttagacatttttttcaattcactGCAATATATCTCAATCCTTTGCAATACTATAATCAGAAAAGGCCAAATCCCAGGATTATGTTAATGTGCGCATTTATACacgttattgtttctatagtatgAAATTACAAGGTATGTAAGGTGGAAATGTTTGGGGTTTATCAGTAACACGATGAGCTGCATTAGTCTTATTGacttccaaaaataaataaataataaagctttGAGGCTGGCGATGATAATGATAATCAGATAATAATTACGTGtcactttaataaataaataaataaataaataaataatctcagCAAACTGTATCAGTTtgaatatatagatataattatattatagatataatagataaataacgatatagaatataaataaatgcgcttgatttttttcctaaaacagCATCCTCCAATGaatttgtatataaatttaTCTTATATAAACACCATAATAAGCATAAgtagtaatatttatattttcagccTTACTGTTCATTAAACATTTGCCAAAACCATGTTTATGACTAATGTCTGTGTTGCAATGTGTCATGCTTGTTTAAATCCTAATTCTGATGAAGATAACATTACATTTCCGTCGGATACAAACAAGAACACACagaattcagaaacaaatacCACAATCTGTAATCAGTTTGGTTGTATTCAAGCTCTGGCCTGAAAAAGTGTGTGACACAGACATTATGGAAAACAATTTGTGCAAGGTTGGGAAGCAGAGTACAGCTCAGCCTGATGTTTAAaactagacaaaaaaaaacaagtgggtGAGAGAGACAAACTGAGACAGCAAACAACacacagagggagaaaaaagacAGCAAGAGTGGAAAAGCCAGACAGTGTTTCACTTTgacattgtttttttccatcagaAACACATAGTCAAGTCCAACACATAACAGTTATGAGTGCTTGGGATGTTTTAGAgattaatgaatgtaaaatacacaggttttttttttatccaccgATTT belongs to Silurus meridionalis isolate SWU-2019-XX chromosome 4, ASM1480568v1, whole genome shotgun sequence and includes:
- the sh3bp5b gene encoding SH3 domain-binding protein 5b; the protein is MDNGEKESRSDGECESAEEEEVDPRVQGELEKLNQSTDDINRCETELEDARQRFRSVLIEATLKLDELLKKIGKAVEDSKPYWEARRVARQAQLEAQRTTQDFQRATEVLSAAKETIALAEQRLLEEDKRHFDSAWQEMLNHATQKVMDAEQTKSHSELLHKETATRYNAAMSHMKQLEKKLKRTISKSKPYFELKAKYYLQLEQLKTNVDDLQTKLTHSKGEYKTALKNLEMISDEIHERRRSLAIGLRERGVGSEGDGVTGDDITNFKMESDGISMTSETFEDENSAMSEEDSETRSTCSMNSGGNCPLQLQCSFASSSSPSFTSSSSSSSPSPSSRPCSLELPSTISLSDFGLISPILGPRSECSGASSPECDMERGDRAEGAEDELNNALNNNGIGIRSIKNRFNFLSLKRGQMDNTKSTEHKPLSIA